A region from the Lemur catta isolate mLemCat1 chromosome 7, mLemCat1.pri, whole genome shotgun sequence genome encodes:
- the CHRNA10 gene encoding neuronal acetylcholine receptor subunit alpha-10 produces MGPGSHHLSLSLLLLFLLPPECLGAEGRLAHKLFRDLFANYTSALRPVADTDQTLNVTLEVTLSQIIDMDERNQVLTLYLWIRQEWTDAYLRWDPDVYGGLDAIRIPSSLVWRPDIVLYNKADAQPPASASTNVVVRHDGAVRWDAPAITRSSCRVDVSAFPFDAQRCGLTFGSWTHGGHQLDVRPRGAAAGLADFVENVEWRVLGMPARRRVLTYGCCSEPYPDVTFTLLLRRRAAAYVCNLLLPCVLISLLAPLAFHLPADSGEKVSLGVTVLLALTVFQLLLAESMPPAESVPLIGKYYMATMTMVTFSTALTILIMNLHYCGPSARPVPAWARALLLGHLARGLCVRERGESCGQHKPPESSPSPQPPERAAGSQAGPCHEPQCLCHQEALLHHVATIANTLRSHRAAQRRHEDWKRLARVMDRFFLGIFFFMALVMSLLVLVQAL; encoded by the exons ATGGGGCCCGGGAGCCACCACCTCAGCCTGAGCCTTCTGCTCCTGTTCCTACTCCCTCCAG AGTGCTTGGGAGCTGAGGGCAGGCTGGCTCACAAGCTGTTCCGTGACCTCTTTGCCAACTACACAAGTGCCCTGAGACCTGTGGCAGACACAGACCAAACTCTGAATGTGACCCTGGAGGTGACGCTGTCTCAGATCATCGACATG GATGAGCGGAACCAGGTACTGACCCTGTACCTGTGGATCCGGCAGGAGTGGACAGATGCCTACCTACGATGGGACCCTGATGTCTACGGTGGCCTGGATGCCATCCGCATCCCCAGCAGTCTTGTGTGGCGGCCAGACATCGTACTCTATAACAA GGCGGACGCGCAGCCGCCGGCCTCGGCCAGCACGAACGTGGTGGTGCGGCACGACGGCGCGGTGCGCTGGGACGCGCCGGCCATCACGCGCAGCTCGTGCCGCGTGGACGTGTCTGCCTTCCCGTTCGACGCGCAGCGCTGCGGCCTGACGTTCGGCTCGTGGACGCACGGCGGGCACCAGCTGGACGTGCGCCCGCGCGGCGCCGCCGCCGGCCTGGCGGACTTCGTGGAGAACGTGGAGTGGCGCGTGCTGGGCATGCCGGCGCGGCGGCGCGTGCTCACCTACGGCTGCTGCTCCGAGCCCTACCCCGACGTGACCTTCACGCTGCTGCTgcgccgccgcgccgccgcctACGTGTGCAACCTGCTGCTGCCCTGCGTGCTCATCTCGCTGCTCGCGCCGCTCGCCTTCCACCTGCCCGCCGACTCCGGCGAGAAGGTGTCGCTCGGCGTCACCGTGCTGCTGGCGCTCACCGTGTTCCAGCTGCTCCTGGCCGAGAGCATGCCGCCTGCCGAGAGCGTGCCGCTAATCG GGAAGTACTACATGGCCACTATGACCATGGTCACATTCTCCACGGCACTCACCATCCTTATCATGAACCTACATTACTGTGGTCCCAGTGCCCGCCCAGTGCCAGCTTGGGCTCGGGCCCTCCTGCTGGGACACCTGGCCCGGGGCCTGTGCGTGCGGGAAAGAGGGGAGTCCTGTGGGCAGCACAAGCCACCCGAGTCATCCCCTAGCCCCCAGCCTCCTGAGAGAGCGGCTGGCTCACAAGCAGGCCCTTGCCATGAGCCACAGTGTCTGTGCCACCAGGAAGCCTTACTGCACCATGTAGCCACCATTGCCAACACCTTACGCAGCCACCGGGCTGCCCAGCGCCGCCACGAGGACTGGAAGCGCCTGGCCCGTGTGATGGACCGTTTCTTCCTGGGCATCTTCTTCTTCATGGCCCTGGTCATGAGCCTCCTGGTGCTGGTGCAGGCCCtgtga
- the ART1 gene encoding GPI-linked NAD(P)(+)--arginine ADP-ribosyltransferase 1 yields MQMSAMMSLLLVAMGLMEALQAQSHPIQRRDLFSQEMPLDMALASFDDQYAGCAVAMTAALPDLNHTEFQANKVYADGWALASSQWQERRAWGPEWSLSPTRLPPPPPGFRDEHGVALLAYTANSPLHKEFNAAVREAGRSRTHYLRHFSFKTLHFLLTEALQLLSSSQRLPRCRQVFRGVHGLRFRPAGPGATVRLGGFASASLQNVAAQHFGEDTFFGIWTCLGTPIKAYSFFPGEEEVLIPPFETFQVINASRPAQGPARIYLRALGKRSTYNCEYIKDKKCKSGPCHLDNSAKGQGPLSAVWSLLLLLLWFPG; encoded by the exons ATGCAGATGTCTGCCATGATGTCTCTGCTACTTGTGGCCATGGGCCTTATGGAAGCACTTCAG GCCCAGAGCCACCCCATCCAACGACGAGACCTCTTCTCTCAAGAAATGCCCCTGGACATGGCCCTGGCCTCCTTTGATGACCAGTATGCTGGCTGTGCCGTGGCCATGACAGCTGCTTTACCAGATCTCAACCACACAGAGTTCCAGGCCAACAAAGTGTATGCAGATGGCTGGGCACTGGCAAGCAGCCAATGGCAGGAGCGCCGGGCCTGGGGACCAGAGTGGAGCCTCAGCCCTACACGTCTGCCCCCGCCACCCCCGGGCTTCCGCGACGAGCATGGGGTGGCCCTCCTGGCCTACACAGCCAACAGCCCCCTGCACAAGGAGTTCAACGCAGCCGTGCGTGAGGCAGGCCGGTCGCGGACCCACTATCTCCGGCACTTCTCCTTCAAGACACTCCACTTCCTGCTGACCGAGGCCCTGCAGCTGCTGAGCAGCAGCCAGCGTCTGCCCCGGTGCCGCCAGGTGTTCCGAGGGGTGCATGGCTTGCGCTTCCGGCCAGCAGGGCCCGGAGCCACTGTAAGGCTGGGGGGCTTCGCCTCTGCGTCCTTGCAGAATGTTGCAGCCCAGCATTTTGGTGAGGATACCTTCTTTGGCATCTGGACCTGCCTTGGGACCCCTATCAAGGCCTACTCCTTCTTCCCTGGAGAGGAAGAGGTGCTGATCCCCCCATTCGAGACCTTCCAGGTGATCAATGCCAGCAGACCGGCCCAGGGCCCCGCCCGCATCTACCTCCGGGCCCTGGGCAAGCGCAGCACATACAACTGCGAGTACATCAAAG ACAAGAAGTGTAAGTCTGGGCCCTGCCATCTGGATAATTCAG CCAAGGGTCAGGGCCCCCTCTCCGCAGTCTGGTccctgctgctgctactgctctGGTTCCCTGGGTGA